One genomic window of Motacilla alba alba isolate MOTALB_02 chromosome 1, Motacilla_alba_V1.0_pri, whole genome shotgun sequence includes the following:
- the MLNR gene encoding motilin receptor: MRRGGGGNGSEGEPEWPWPWPPCDERLCLALPMRVLVPITAVCLGLFVVGVAGNVLTVLVIRSYRDMKTTTNLYLGSMAVSDLLILTGLPFDLYRLWRSRPWIFGQLLCRLSHYLSEGCTYCTILHITALTVERYLAICFPLKAKVVVTKRRVKATIGVLWAFALLSASPFFFLVGVEQPDNRTDFSRECKPTPQALQSGLLATMFWVTTCYFVLPVTCLSVLYGFIGRELWRSNTRLRGPSSLLREKGHRQTVRILGESRQHPPRAMAGARIGAGGPRQG; encoded by the coding sequence AtgcggcgcggcggcggcgggaacGGCAGCGAGGGTGAGCCCGAGTGGCCGTGGCCGTGGCCGCCCTGCGACGAGAGGCTGTGCCTGGCGCTGCCCATGCGGGTGCTCGTTCCCATCACGGCCGTCTGTCTGGGGCTCTTCGTGGTCGGCGTGGCGGGCAACGTTCTCACGGTGCTGGTCATCCGCAGCTACCGCGACATGAAAACCACCACCAACCTCTACCTGGGCAGCATGGCCGTCTCGGACCTGCTCATCCTCACGGGGCTGCCCTTCGACCTCTACCGCCTCTGGCGCTCCCGACCCTGGATCTTCGGGCAGCTGCTGTGCCGCCTCTCGCACTACCTGAGCGAGGGCTGCACCTACTGCACCATCCTCCACATCACCGCCCTCACCGTGGAGCGCTACCTCGCCATCTGCTTCCCCCTCAAGGCCAAGGTGGTGGTCACCAAGCGCCGGGTGAAAGCCACCATCGGCGTCCTCTGGGCCTTTGCCTTGCTCTCCGCCAGCCCCTTCTTCTTCCTGGTCGGCGTGGAGCAGCCCGACAACCGCACCGACTTCAGCCGCGAGTGCAAGCCCACCCCGCAGGCGCTGCAGTCCGGCCTGCTGGCCACCATGTTCTGGGTCACCACCTGCTACTTCGTGCTGCCCGTCACCTGCCTCAGCGTCCTCTACGGCTTCATTGGCCGCGAGCTGTGGCGGAGCAACACCCGCCTGCGGGGCCCCAGCTCGCTCCTCCGGGAGAAGGGGCACCGCCAGACAGTCAGGATCTTGGGTGAGTCCCGCCAGCATCCCCCCCGGGCTATGGCTGGGGCAAGGATCGGGGCTGGGGGGCCACGGCAGGGCTGA